Proteins co-encoded in one Streptococcus pyogenes genomic window:
- a CDS encoding folylpolyglutamate synthase/dihydrofolate synthase family protein, producing MTTYDSISWIHTFKANGRKTDLARMAWLLEALGRPQDKFPAIHVVGTNGKGSVTAYLQHILSTSGYQVGTFTSPFIISFHDRICLNGQPISDLELAQCVSVIRPILTKMSLETNWDRPTEFELVTLIMFCYFANLKPVDIAIIEAGIGGKTDATNVFHALAVVCPSISFDHQERLGYSLAEIAHQKAEVIKAKEPVIIGQLEQEASQVFQQVTQKAGSRLYQLGKDFLLNPSEKTFSFQHDNLNLTKLRLKLLGQHQKANACLAIMTAQLLRKSFPKISPKTIQKGIEATTWPGRSEFIQPNLLLDGAHNPDSIAKLKSLLQEEFPKRPIHILFAGLKRKPLADLLAQLDTFEVSVTTFDFPEANLLEDYPDKYPQVKDYRDWLQGSVTSDELFVVTGSLYFISEVRQYCLSNANIFKNIFP from the coding sequence ATGACTACCTATGATAGCATTTCCTGGATTCATACCTTTAAGGCTAATGGTCGCAAGACCGATTTGGCCAGAATGGCTTGGTTACTTGAGGCACTAGGCCGGCCACAAGACAAATTCCCTGCTATTCACGTTGTTGGAACTAACGGCAAGGGCTCTGTGACAGCCTACTTACAGCATATCCTGTCAACTTCTGGTTATCAGGTCGGAACCTTTACATCTCCTTTTATTATCTCTTTTCACGATCGGATTTGCCTTAATGGCCAGCCCATTTCAGACCTAGAATTGGCGCAATGTGTGAGCGTGATTAGACCCATTCTCACTAAAATGTCTCTTGAAACAAATTGGGATAGACCTACCGAGTTTGAGTTAGTGACGCTCATAATGTTTTGCTACTTTGCCAATCTTAAACCTGTTGATATTGCCATTATTGAGGCAGGGATTGGTGGGAAAACCGACGCAACCAATGTTTTTCATGCTCTGGCCGTCGTATGCCCTTCTATTAGTTTTGATCACCAAGAACGTTTAGGTTATAGCCTAGCAGAAATTGCTCACCAAAAAGCAGAAGTTATCAAAGCTAAAGAACCCGTTATTATCGGTCAACTTGAGCAGGAGGCTAGTCAAGTCTTTCAACAAGTTACCCAAAAAGCCGGTTCACGCTTATATCAATTAGGAAAAGATTTTTTGCTCAATCCTTCAGAAAAGACGTTTTCCTTTCAACACGATAACTTGAATTTAACCAAACTCCGTCTCAAACTATTAGGTCAACATCAAAAAGCGAATGCCTGTTTAGCCATTATGACAGCTCAATTACTTAGAAAATCCTTTCCTAAAATATCTCCAAAAACGATTCAAAAAGGAATTGAGGCAACAACTTGGCCTGGCCGGTCCGAATTTATTCAACCTAATCTTCTATTAGACGGCGCTCACAATCCAGATTCCATTGCTAAATTAAAGTCTCTACTGCAAGAAGAATTTCCCAAACGTCCTATTCATATTCTCTTTGCAGGTCTCAAACGTAAGCCTTTAGCCGACTTGCTGGCTCAACTAGATACTTTTGAAGTATCTGTCACGACTTTTGATTTCCCTGAAGCAAATCTTTTAGAGGATTATCCTGATAAATACCCACAGGTAAAAGATTACAGAGACTGGTTACAAGGTTCCGTAACATCTGATGAACTCTTTGTTGTTACAGGGTCACTTTATTTTATCTCCGAGGTAAGGCAATATTGTCTGAGCAACGCAAATATCTTTAAAAACATATTCCCCTAA
- a CDS encoding DUF6556 family protein, whose translation MSSRYSRQQKPRKSGGVPTEHIKTGFTAFQKSIALIGSILSIIVATITISRALQPVPDKTSNDTPKESSNTIVKIIEKESSQGNQNHTGTSETTDDNKTTLPSSSTTPSHNETTPTAPETPSATEGTQIPNATGAEDANTGLPTNP comes from the coding sequence ATGTCATCACGTTATTCCCGTCAACAAAAACCTCGTAAATCAGGAGGTGTCCCTACCGAGCATATTAAAACAGGTTTTACAGCTTTCCAAAAATCCATTGCACTTATTGGTAGTATTTTGAGTATCATCGTGGCAACCATTACCATTTCAAGAGCACTGCAGCCTGTACCAGATAAGACCTCTAATGATACACCCAAAGAATCGAGTAATACCATTGTCAAGATTATTGAAAAAGAGTCTTCTCAGGGTAATCAAAACCATACAGGTACTTCAGAAACCACAGATGATAATAAGACAACTCTTCCGTCATCTTCTACCACACCTTCTCACAACGAGACAACTCCTACAGCTCCTGAGACACCATCAGCCACTGAAGGGACGCAAATTCCTAATGCAACTGGAGCTGAAGATGCTAATACTGGTCTTCCTACGAACCCTTAA